Proteins encoded by one window of Vidua chalybeata isolate OUT-0048 chromosome 8, bVidCha1 merged haplotype, whole genome shotgun sequence:
- the ADO gene encoding 2-aminoethanethiol dioxygenase, with protein sequence MPRDNMASLIQRVARQARITFRSPAGPAFGENLHRLQQLLDEVRAEDLHLVPRGPSAAAAVAGGGPPWAGVVPPVSYMHICETESFSMGVFLLRSGACIPLHDHPGMNGMLKVLYGTLRIACMDTLSSGAAAAPPPPAAGGGPCLRALFRSRQHYTPASPPCLLSPHTDNLHQIDAVDGPAAFLDILAPPYDPQHGRDCHYYRLLEGPPAGAEPPALPREVWLVETPQAADFWCGGEPYPGPRVCL encoded by the coding sequence ATGCCCCGGGACAACATGGCCTCCCTGATCCAGCGGGTGGCGCGGCAGGCGCGCATCACCTTCCGCAGCCCGGCGGGCCCAGCCTTCGGGGAGAACCTGCACCGCCTGCAACAGCTGCTGGACGAGGTGCGCGCCGAGGACTTGCACTTGGTGCCGCGGGGGCCGTCGGCcgcggcggcggtggcgggcGGCGGTCCGCCGTGGGCCGGCGTGGTGCCTCCCGTAAGCTACATGCACATCTGCGAGACGGAGAGCTTCAGCATGGGCGTGTTTCTGCTGCGGAGCGGCGCCTGCATCCCGCTGCACGACCACCCGGGCATGAACGGCATGCTGAAGGTGCTGTACGGCACGCTGCGCATCGCCTGCATGGACACGCTGTCCTCcggggcggccgccgccccgccgccccccgctGCTGGCGGCGGGCCGTGCCTGCGCGCCCTTTTCCGCTCCCGCCAGCACTACACGCCCGCCTCGCCGCCCTGCCTGCTCTCGCCGCACACCGACAACCTCCACCAAATCGACGCCGTGGACGGGCCTGCCGCGTTTCTCGACATCCTGGCGCCGCCCTACGACCCCCAGCACGGCCGGGACTGCCACTACTACCGGCTGCTGGAGGGGCCGCcggcgggcgcggagccgccTGCGCTGCCGCGGGAGGTGTGGCTGGTGGAGACCCCTCAGGCCGCCGACTTCTGGTGCGGGGGCGAGCCCTACCCTGGGCCTCGCGTCTGCCTCTGA
- the EGR2 gene encoding E3 SUMO-protein ligase EGR2 yields the protein MMTAKAVDKIPVTLGGFVHQLPEGIYPADDISAALPTSVAIFPNADLAGPFDQMSGVAGDGMINVDMGDKRALDLPYGGGFAPNAPASRNQTFTYMGKFSIDPQYPGAGCYPEGIINIVSAGILQGVSTPSSAASSASSAASSATAASATSPNPLAGALGCTMAQGQPADLEHLYSPPPPPYSGCGDLYPQDPSSAFLPAAGGGALPFPPPPSYPSPKAAAADGGLFTMIPEYGGFFPPPQCQRELHAGPDRKPFPCPLDSLRVPPPLTPLSTIRNFTMGAPPAGAAPGGAPGSGGGEGAGARLPAGAYSPHHLPLRPILRPRKYPNRPSKTPVHERPYPCPAEGCDRRFSRSDELTRHIRIHTGHKPFQCRICMRNFSRSDHLTTHIRTHTGEKPFACDFCGRKFARSDERKRHTKIHLRQKERKGAAAAGGCPQPGGGSGTAALAPCAARTRTP from the exons aTGATGACCGCCAAGGCGGTAGACAAGATCCCGGTGACCCTCGGTGGGTTCGTGCACCAGCTCCCCGAGGGCATTTACCCCGCGGATGACATCTCCGCCGCGCTGCCAACTTCGGTCGCGATCTTCCCCAATGCCGACCTGGCAGGGCCGTTCGACCAGATGAGCGGTGTGGCAGGAG ACGGCATGATCAACGTGGACATGGGCGACAAGCGGGCCCTGGACCTGCCCTACGGTGGCGGCTTCGCGCCCAATGCCCCGGCTTCTCGCAATCAGACCTTCACCTACATGGGCAAATTCTCCATCGACCCGCAGTACCCTGGCGCCGGTTGCTACCCCGAGGGCATCATCAACATCGTGAGCGCGGGGATCCTGCAGGGGGTCAGCACGCCCTCCTCCGCCgcctcctccgcctcctccGCCGCCTCCTCGGCCACTGCCGCCTCCGCCACCTCCCCCAACCCGCTGGCCGGGGCCCTCGGCTGCACCATGGCACAGGGCCAGCCGGCCGACCTGGAGCATCTCTACTCGCCTCCGCCGCCGCCCTACTCGGGCTGCGGTGACCTGTACCCGCAAGACCCCTCCTCGGCTTTCCTGCCCGCCGCCGGCGGCGGGGCACTGCCTTTTCCCCCGCCGCCCTCCTACCCCTCACCgaaggcggcggcggccgaCGGCGGGCTCTTCACCATGATCCCCGAGTACGGCGGCTTCTTCCCGCCGCCTCAGTGCCAGCGGGAGCTCCACGCCGGCCCCGACCGCAagcccttcccctgcccccTCGACTCGCTCCGCGTCCCGCCGCCCCTCACGCCGCTTTCCACCATCCGCAACTTCACGATGGGGGCGCCCCCGGCGGGCGCCGCCCCCGGCGGCGCTCCCGGCAGCGGCGGGGGCGAGGGTGCGGGCGCCCGGCTGCCCGCCGGCGCCTACAGCCCGCACCACCTGCCGCTGCGGCCCATTCTGCGGCCCCGCAAGTACCCCAACCGGCCCAGCAAGACGCCGGTCCATGAGCGGCCCTACCCGTGCCCCGCCGAGGGCTGCGACCGCCGCTTCTCCCGCTCCGACGAGCTCACCCGGCACATCCGCATCCACACGGGCCACAAGCCCTTCCAGTGCCGTATCTGCATGCGGAACTTCAGCCGCAGCGACCACCTCACCACCCACATTCGCACGCACACCGGCGAGAAACCCTTCGCCTGCGATTTCTGCGGCAGGAAGTTCGCCCGCTCCGACGAAAGGAAGCGGCACACCAAGATTCACCTGCGCCAGAAGGAACGAAaaggagccgccgccgccggcgggTGCCCGCAAcccggcggcgggagcggcacCGCCGCCCTGGCCCCCTGCGCGGCGCGGACGCGGACGCCCTGA